GCACGGCTGTCGCGTGATCCACCGAGATCGCCGGCTGGAGGGGCGCTTCCGTCACGGTCGCATCGACGCCTTCGCCGACGCGCAATTCCGGTGCTTCCTGGAGGGCGGCGAGAGAGACGTCTTCGTGGAGTTGGATCTGCTGGCCGACGAGCGGCGCCGCTTCTGAGGTGGGGAGCCGGTCGGCGGGGGTGGCCACACGGCCACCCCCGCCGTGATCGGCTAGCTGGCCGAGCGCCTGCGGGTCGCCGCGAGCCTCGTCTCCGCTCGATCGATGGCGACGCCCTCGGCCTCCTCCCTCGTCGATCCGCGCCCGCGAGCCACGCGCGCACCCGGATCGACGTTGTCGACCGTACACAGGTAGGTGTCGCCCAATCGGTAGGAAACAACCCTGACGGACCAGCCTGCCAACTCCAGGCGCCGCTCCGCCCAATCCTCCGGCTTGATAGCGCTCACCGCTCCACCGGCGCGCCAACCAGATTGCCCCACTCGGTCCAGGACCCATCGTAGTTGCGGACGTCGTCATAGCCCAACAGGTACTTGAGCACGAACCAACTGTGGCTGGAGCGCTCGCCGATGCGGCAGTAGGTGATCACCGGCCGGTCGGGCGTGATGCCCTCGCCCTGGTATAGCGCCGCGAGTTCATCGTAGGACTTGAAGGTCCCGTCCTCGTTCACCGCCTTGCCCCACGGGATGTTGGACGCGCCGGGGATGTGGCCTCCCCGCTGACACGTCTCGGGCAGGCCCGGAGGCGCCAGAATCTCGCCCGAGAACTCCGCGGGACTGCGCACGTCCACCAGCCCGGCCGAATTCGCATCGACCACCGCCTGCACGTCCGGCAGCATCGCGCGCAGCGCCGGGTCGGCATCGGGCACCGGGTAGGACGTCGTCTGCTGCGCCGCCGCGTCGGTGTTCAGCGAGCGACCCTCGGCGATCCACTTCGCGCGCCCGCCGTCCATCATCCGCACGTCTGAGTGGCCGTACAGCTTGAGCTGCCAGAACGCCCAGGCCGCGAACCAGTTGTTGTTGTCTCCGTACAGCACGATCGTCGTGTCCGGAGAGATCCCGGATGCGCCCAGGAGTGCGGCGAGCTCGGCCGGAGGAGTGATGTCCCGGATGACGGTGTCGCACAACTGCGTCGTCCAATTCCAGCCCACCGCGTTGGGGATGTGGCCGTCATCGAATGATGAAGTGTCGACGTCCACTTCCACCACCCGGACACCGGCGTCGTTCAGGTGCGACGCCACCCAGTCCGTGTTTACGAGAACTTGGGACGTGTCTACGAGAACCTCGGGAGATACGTAGGCCATGGCGGCCTCCTCGCTGAGAACCGATTCGCTATCGGAATCCGCGCTGCGGACTCTTAGTCTCGCGCTGGCGCGGCGGCGGCTATCAAGGGTTCGATCGGCCTCGGCGCTCGGCAGGATGTGTGCGTCGACAGGTAACCGAACGTCTTAACATTGCGTCACGTGTCCTGTGGATCAATGCCCCTCATGAGCGAGCGCAGCCGCGCGGCCGAGTATCGCTCAGCGGACTCGTCCGCGACGACGCCGCCGCGCGCCAGGACGACGATGTCGTCGCCCACCGCGAGCGCCTGAGC
This genomic interval from Gemmatimonadota bacterium contains the following:
- a CDS encoding sulfurtransferase; amino-acid sequence: MAYVSPEVLVDTSQVLVNTDWVASHLNDAGVRVVEVDVDTSSFDDGHIPNAVGWNWTTQLCDTVIRDITPPAELAALLGASGISPDTTIVLYGDNNNWFAAWAFWQLKLYGHSDVRMMDGGRAKWIAEGRSLNTDAAAQQTTSYPVPDADPALRAMLPDVQAVVDANSAGLVDVRSPAEFSGEILAPPGLPETCQRGGHIPGASNIPWGKAVNEDGTFKSYDELAALYQGEGITPDRPVITYCRIGERSSHSWFVLKYLLGYDDVRNYDGSWTEWGNLVGAPVER